One Fusarium falciforme chromosome 12, complete sequence DNA window includes the following coding sequences:
- a CDS encoding CFEM domain-containing protein has product MLGRAAAQTDLATLQTVQYVYAGDQSATIIGIPASFGSFAILLVLIRVFGRLWITKVDLDWDNYLIVLAVISASVLNFICYPMAHLGMGKDFGTIPFPDIDMTLKLLYVAEIFYMFAEMLVQMSLLAFYIRVFREASLFVRRSSWTLTAIVACFGIANTCTMIFQCTPIPFFWSGWAGEMTGKCIEINLFSWIRAAIEIAIDVAILSLPLPSVVKLQMSWKKKAQVLLMFALGFVITVVSILRLQSLIQFAKTSNPTYDNSPAIYWSVLECDMFIICACLPALRSVLSKLAPRFFGTTRKRSYPSGDYYRHEGSNQDSERQVSSHHLRSLDSSGKITKSVDVDVTQEQRTASDEDLVYPPRSYYLSDS; this is encoded by the exons ATGCTAGGCAGGGCAGCAGCTCAAACTGATCTGGCTACCCTCCAAACTGTACAGTACGTATACGCAG GGGATCAATCCGCCACGATCATTGGCATTCCGGCATCCTTCGGCTCCTTCGCCATTCTTTTAGTCCTGATTCGTGTATTCGGGCGTCTCTGGATTACCAAGGTCGACTTGGACTGGGATAACTACTTGATTGTCCTCGCAGTG ATATCTGCCTCGGTACTCAATTTTATCTGCTATCCCA TGGCTCATCTTGGGATGGGAAAGGATTTTGGGACGATCCCGTTCCCCGACATCGATATGACACTCAAG CTGCTTTACGTTGCCGAAATCTTCTACATGTTTGCCGAGATGTTAGTACAAATGTCCCTTTTGGCATTTTACATCCGCGTCTTCCGAGAGGCTTCCCTCTTCGTGAGACGATCGTCTTGGACTTTGACCGCCATCGTAGCGTGCTTCGGGATCGCAAACACCTGTACAATGATCTTTCAGTGTACCCCAATCCCCTTCTTCTGGTCTGGTTGGGCTGGTGAGATGACTGGCAAATGCATCGAAATCAACCTCTTCTCTTGGATCCGTGCCGCCATCGAAATCGCAATCGACGTCGCTATTCTTTCATTACCTCTCCCTAGTGTCGTCAAGTTGCAGATGagctggaagaagaaggctcagGTCCTTCTGATGTTTGCCCTTGGCTTTGT CATCACCGTTGTCAGCATCCTGCGTCTACAATCCCTCATCCAGTTTGCTAAGACATCCAATCCCACTT ATGACAATTCGCCGGCCATTTACTGGAGTGTCCTCGAATGTGATATGTTCATCATCTGCGCCTGCTTACCCGCTTTACGATCGGTTCTCTCCAAACTCGCCCCCAGGTTCTTTGGCACGACTCGCAAGAGGAGTTATCCATCTGGAGATTACTATAGACATGAGGGCTCAAACCAGGACTCTGAGCGTCAGGTATCCTCGCATCACCTGAGAAGTCTAGATAGTTCGGGGAAGATTACGAAAAGCGTTGACGTAGATGTCACGCAGGAACAAAGAACGGCATCCGATGAGGATCTGGTCTACCCACCACGATCATACTACTTATCCGATAGCTAA
- a CDS encoding Zn(2)-C6 fungal-type domain-containing protein has product MFARQSLVARVTNAVHESERKIDNIARDIGDIKLLLRELNLPGQQTASQVPQPLQQATSNTRDKPISVNITTAAPATIAQWDHSSHVIDFVRAVVEDRSGMNHDGPGPDSESSQVISSLRNLLDTLENPSITRNSHPDASAAADQQASTSMPPSESVVGILRWAKEHQNSHRLSWICKVLPFDMFKEICRKVYFAVDDYTEAEFIIANSFLSYLFAEHAVIRGDATSREYCTLCRSNLGNAISRLPLILHASMEMIAALTLGLNISTALYSVEDSKASRAWTLLSNALSLCQTLGYHRLSNSRRGTGAAQDAQKQLFWAVFGYESGLSLRLGRSSGIRDSDIVTPVNPNEPRFIKVSRVQRQVYDRLYSPASLSASADDRYQTCQRLSQEMRATIYETRVELSEATIKAETGDSEADPMRVIYLQCDFVCQSSLLALILKAIPPGQHPDIPDNCIAVARSTLDMHERCMEGMRRCKDLLLVRKALLNTPFVPFSILFTHAIEKLDMDDFARLERFSASLKLEAADTEPPTHPHRLYELLCKAGRLYISSNTLSSQLGDALDPNMLATLASTEPMGIMTETGMVMQGPDYYGDYMLDLGGWYHDNQQLMSLLDEDFMFE; this is encoded by the exons ATGTTCGCCCGGCAATCACTCGTCGCTCG TGTGACCAATGCCGTGCACGAAAG CGAGCGCAAAATTGACAACATTGCTCGGGATATTGGCGACatcaagcttcttctccgaGAGCTCAACCTACCAGGACAACAAACAGCGTCCCAGGTCCCACAGCCTCTCCAGCAGGCGACTTCAAATACCCGTGATAAGCCCATATCTGTGAATATCACAACAGCTGCTCCAGCCACAATTGCTCAATGGGATCATTCCTCCCATGTCATTGACTTTGTGAGAGCCGTTGTCGAGGACAGATCTGGAATGAACCACGATGGGCCAGGGCCAGACTCCGAGTCAAGCCAGGTAATCTCGTCTCTAAGAAATCTACTCGATACCCTAGAGAACCCCAGCATTACTCGAAACTCACATCCAGATGCCTCTGCAGCTGCAGACCAACAAGCCAGCACTTCAATGCCCCCATCAGAGTCTGTTGTAGGCATACTACGATGGGCCAAGG AGCATCAAAACTCTCACAGACTTTCTTGGATCTGTAAAGTTCTTCCTTTTGACATGTTTAAAGAGATCTGTCGCAAAGTATACTTTGCAGTCGACGATTACACCGAAGCAGAGTTCATTATCGCCAATAGTTTCCTATCATACCTCTTTGCAGAGCATGCTGTGATACGTGGGGATGCTACCTCGCGAGAGTATTGTACTCTATGCCGATCAAATCTCGGCAACGCGATATCGCGTCTCCCTCTGATCCTACACGCCTCAATGGAAATGATTGCTGCACTAACACTAGGA CTAAATATCTCAACGGCTTTATATTCGGTTGAAGACTCCAAAGCTTCAAGGGCTTGGACTTTACTCTCGAATGCCCTGAGTCTCTGCCAGACTCTAGGGTACCACCGCCTCAGCAACTCAAGAAGGGGCACGGGTGCAGCCCAAGATGCCCAGAAACAACTGTTCTGGGCCGTCTTTGGTTACGAAAGTGGGCTGTCTCTCAGGCTTGGGCGGTCTTCGGGCATTCGGGATAGTGATATCGTAACACCTGTCAATCCGAACGAGCCGCGCTTTATCAAAGTTTCACGAGTCCAGAGACAGGTCTATGATCGGCTATATAGTCCAGCTAGTCTCTCCGCGAGTGCTGACGACCGTTACCAAACTTGTCAAAGGCTTTCCCAGGAGATGCGAGCAACAATCTACGAGACCCGCGTCGAACTATCT GAGGCGACGATTAAGGCCGAAACTGGTGACTCAGAAGCGGATCCGATGAGAGTCATCTATCTTCAATGTGACTTCGTCTGCCAGTCCTCACTTCTCGCCTTGATCCTCAAGGCAATTCCTCCGGGGCAGCATCCTGATATTCCTGACAATTGCATCGCGGTTGCTCGCAGCACCTTGGATATGCATGAGAGATGCATGGAAGGTATGCGACGCTGTAAAGACCTGTTGCTTGTCCGGAA GGCGCTGCTAAACACTCCCTTCGTTCCTTTTAGCATCCTATTTACACATGCTATTGAGAAACTTGATATGGACGACTTCGCTCGCCTAGAACGATTTTCTGCCTCGTTGAAACTCGAGGCTGCTGATACTGAGCCACCCACACACCCGCATCGGCTATACGAGCTCCTTTGCAAAGCTGGTCGTCTATATATCAGCTCCAACACGCTCTCATCTCAACTTGGCGATGCTCTTGATCCTAACATGCTCGCTACTCTAGCATCAACTGAGCCCATGGGTATCATGACGGAAACGGGGATGGTGATGCAAGGGCCCGATTATTATGGGGATTACATGTTGGACCTTGGTGGCTGGTACCATGACAATCAGCAACTGATGAGTTTATTGGATGAGGATTTCATGTTTGAGTAG
- a CDS encoding Aldo-ket-red domain-containing protein codes for MASTRESTIKLILGTANVGDTSIDPMARFNSPDEVNGFINAFAARGYRQLDNARAYSPHAPGSSEPRLGAVAAGDRFVIDTKVNSLQPGTHSKANILKEIDESLEALKIKQINIEYLHMPDRATKFEEPCEAMDQAHREGKIKQWGLSNYKAEEVQTILKICEERGFVKPTVYQGQYNLIVRGGEKELFPILRKNGIAFYAYSPAAAGFFAGNHKKVKAGGRYDKSLILGGIYSQFYLRPSIMAATEKALEVASGHGISGHAAALRWTAYHSQLNKALGDAIIIGASSPEQLESNIDMIEQGALPDDVVAALEAVYEEIGDQVSYHLFACAKTTNAYSPHC; via the exons ATGGCTTCTACCAGAGAATCGACCATCAAGCTGATACTTGGGACAGCGAAC GTCGGTGACACATCGATTGACCCCATGGCTCGTTTTAACAGTCCTGATGAGGTCAATGGGTTTATCAACGCTTTCGCTGCTCGTGGCTATCGTCAGCTTGATAACGCACGTGCCTACTCCCCTCATGCCCCAGGCAGTTCTGAACCCAGGTTGGGGGCGGTTGCTGCGGGCGACAGATTCGTCATCGACACCAAAGTCAACTCGCTTCAGCCTGGCACTCACTCTAAGGCAAACATTCTGAAGGAGATCGACGAGTCCTTGGAGGCATTGAAGATCAAACAGATCAACATTGAGTACCTGCATATGCCAGACCGGGCCACCAAGTTCGAGGAGCCTTGCGAAGCTATGGATCAAGCACACAGGGAAGGGAAGATCAAGCAATGGGGTCTATCCAATTACAAGGCCGAGGAAGTCCAGACCATCCTCAAAATTTGCGAGGAACGCGGCTTTGTCAAGCCGACCGTTTACCAAGGCCAGTACAACCTCATTGTGAGGGGTGGTGAGAAGGAACTGTTTCCTATCTTGCGAAAGAATGGCATCGCCTTCTATGCCTACAGCCCTGCAGCCGCTGGATTCTTTGCTGGTAACCacaagaaggtcaaggcggGTGGGCGATACGATAAATCG CTGATTCTGGGTGGCATTTATTCTCAATTCTACTTGAGGCCATCAATCATGGCTGCCACGGAAAAGGCACTTGAGGTCGCATCTGGCCATGGAATTAGTGGCCATGCTGCCGCTCTTCGGTGGACGGCGTATCACAGCCAGCTGAACAAGGCCCTCGGggacgccatcatcatcggagCTTCGAGCCCGGAGCAGCTTGAGTCAAACATTGACATGATTGAGCAGGGCGCGCTGCCTGATGACGTGGTTGCGGCTTTGGAAGCCGTGTACGAGGAAATTGGCGACCAGGTCTCGTATCATCTCTTTGCTTGCGCGAAGACTACCAACGCGTACTCGCCCCACTGCTAA
- a CDS encoding Zn(2)-C6 fungal-type domain-containing protein, protein MPTRRVRDCDRRRCAEACDNCKRRKQRCDGRRPCARCIKRGLKLDCQESTTTSDGRRIVASSLPSPDPDRISNTTGHATPETSGPISASGASALASIDETYAGDGQTLQLLSNTQPERLPRMSRLIQDTRGEYMFIGDSATLSFLQNIRRIVRRSIGDCSLVDDPLRHGIVEASPETRRGWILSSAQNPPPRQTAPEVDYLQRWYMQSANCVLLLFDQKELESGIHNWLEDGQDMADPASSVYYLVFAIGAQTGPEDKDELAEVFFNYGRYLTVETLMEDPGITTIQAFALIAMYLLGASRRNAAFMYLGMGVRAAYAIGLHRHDISSLFSPAECRTRERLWKAIRILDLFMSASLGRPPSTSELRDTANPQDYSACNDLSMIFESILTDVYAKRMISPEVLERISKHLRRWTVQCADGLARDGIEEDEFIDDQAGGKQPNIGLIHLKQTGYWTVMLLSLPFLHKAVSQHVEANESSLRGEERQPSSSSSNEVLVHSCLESAVRTVDILQVFVKTDMIPKRLPFVGNSAFVSGLVLGAAIFGDFDNSFPLQKSLTATRSILERFSGYDAVAKRHLMILDHLQSACDIYMENRARLRMERQGHLVNGLFGSIHSIGRSPFHNSSQLDPVTRLSSAGPSQGIQGQIPAPESAMNHEMVTEATGQLINQGEGQEQSEITVANATDQILGISPNMLWFDSFDTTMSLFPIVDTHVMGNDLT, encoded by the coding sequence ATGCCTACCAGGAGGGTCCGGGACTGCGACCGAAGGCGATGCGCCGAGGCCTGCGATAACTGCAAGCGTCGCAAGCAGAGATGTGACGGTCGGAGGCCTTGTGCCCGCTGTATCAAGCGTGGCCTGAAGCTCGATTGCCAGGAGTCAACGACCACCTCTGATGGGAGACGCATCGTCGCGTCTTCTTTACCCAGTCCTGATCCAGATCGGATAAGCAACACGACAGGACATGCTACCCCAGAAACTTCGGGACCGATATCTGCCAGCGGAGCATCGGCCCTGGCATCAATAGATGAGACCTACGCTGGCGATGGACAGACGTTGCAGCTCCTCTCAAACACACAACCAGAGCGATTGCCTCGGATGTCACGACTCATCCAAGACACGAGAGGAGAGTACATGTTCATCGGGGACTCAGCAACACTATCATTTCTTCAAAATATCCGACGCATTGTGCGACGCAGCATAGGGGATTGCTCCCTCGTTGACGACCCTTTGCGACATGGCATTGTGGAGGCATCGCCTGAGACACGGCGAGGATGGATCTTATCGAGCGCCCAAAACCCGCCTCCGAGGCAGACTGCGCCTGAGGTGGACTATCTTCAGAGATGGTACATGCAGTCTGCCAATTGCGTGCTACTCTTGTTCGACCAGAAGGAACTGGAGAGTGGCATCCACAACTGGCTGGAAGATGGGCAGGACATGGCAGATCCTGCAAGTTCTGTGTACTACCTTGTCTTTGCCATTGGAGCGCAGACCGGGCCTGAAGACAAGGATGAGCTCGCCGAGGTCTTTTTCAACTACGGTCGCTACTTGACGGTCGAGACTTTGATGGAAGATCCCGGCATTACGACAATCCAAGCATTTGCCCTGATCGCCATGTATTTGCTCGGAGCTTCACGTCGCAACGCAGCGTTCATGTATCTCGGCATGGGCGTGCGAGCTGCCTACGCAATTGGCCTTCATCGACATGATATTTCCTCCCTCTTCTCACCAGCCGAGTGTCGTACCAGAGAACGTCTCTGGAAAGCAATACGGATTCTCGACTTGTTCATGAGCGCATCACTTGGTCGCCCACCGTCAACATCGGAACTTCGAGACACTGCGAATCCCCAGGACTACTCCGCCTGCAATGACCTCTCGATGATATTCGAGTCCATCCTCACAGACGTTTATGCTAAACGCATGATTTCTCCCGAGGTCTTGGAGCGGATCAGCAAGCATCTGCGCCGCTGGACGGTTCAGTGTGCTGATGGTCTTGCGCGCGATGGCATTGAAGAAGATGAGTTTATCGATGACCAAGCTGGGGGCAAGCAGCCCAACATTGGCCTCATTCATCTCAAGCAAACGGGTTACTGGACCGTCATGTTGCTATCACTCCCGTTTCTTCACAAGGCAGTGTCTCAGCATGTCGAGGCCAATGAATCATCACTCcgtggagaagagaggcagccatcatcatcatcttccaacGAGGTTTTGGTGCATTCTTGTCTCGAATCGGCTGTTCGAACTGTTGACATTCTTCAAGTCTTTGTGAAGACCGACATGATTCCCAAACGCTTGCCATTCGTTGGAAACTCGGCGTTTGTATCTGGGCTTGTCCTAGGTGCAGCCATCTTTGGCGATTTCGATAATTCGTTCCCTCTTCAAAAGAGTCTTACCGCAACAAGAAGCATCCTCGAGCGTTTCAGTGGATACGACGCTGTAGCGAAGCGTCATTTGATGATCTTGGATCATCTACAGAGTGCTTGCGACATTTACATGGAGAATCGAgcgaggttgaggatggaACGACAAGGACATCTTGTCAATGGTCTTTTTGGTAGCATTCATTCCATCGGAAGATCTCCATTTCACAATTCGTCCCAGTTGGATCCCGTTACAAGGCTCTCGTCGGCTGGGCCATCTCAAGGTATCCAGGGACAAATACCGGCACCCGAATCAGCCATGAACCATGAGATGGTCACAGAGGCGACCGGGCAGCTGATCAACCAGGGCGAAGGACAAGAGCAGTCAGAGATCACAGTTGCAAACGCTACTGATCAGATCCTCGGCATCTCCCCCAACATGCTCTGGTTCGACTCGTTCGATACTACCATGTCTCTCTTCCCCATCGTTGACACACACGTTATGGGCAACGATTTGACATGA